GTAAAAACATGGATGGTATGATGCATGATGATATGAGGATgcacaaaaagaaaagaacaaacaaaATATAATAGGGGTATAGCCGGGACCGTTACAGGTATGAACATTTGGAGACAACTGGAATGCAAATCTCATTTATTGAAAACCCAATAGTTGAGATAAAAATTATACACCAACTTCAAAGGTGACAGACAGGGAGCCAACCTTGCACTACAAAGTGTACCTCTCATAGCAGTAGATTCAATTAAAACTGATATCAATGCTGTGTTCTATCGTGTGGCGGCTGCATTAAAATAATCGAGATTCCACACTCGTGGCAGATGGCTACATTCCCAAAGATCGAGAAGGTAGTCTAAAGTAAATTGTGCATGATCAATGAACAAACATGTTACATCAAAAGTAGAGCTCTAGTCCCTCTTGTACACTACTGTTGGATATACTGGATTCCACATGTTGTTCTTGACATAATCGACAGTTTCTTCCTGTAACATACATTGCTCAAGAATAATTAAGTAAAGAAGAAGAAACTCATAATAATACAACCTGGACTGGGTAGTAAGGTGATTAACTACCTCACTGAGTCTTGCAAGTTCACGTGCATCCATGTCACGATATCCCTCAGCTATGTTCTCCGCAACAGCTTCCCTCACAACTGCTGCTGCCACCTCCTGAGTGATTTCACGTATTCTGCGTGTGTAATGATATATCAATAGGAATAGCATGGAAAACTCACACAAAAAGATAACGCGGAAAGTGATACATTGATTCTAGGAGTACAGAACCTGGAGGTTGGAGGGTAAATTATCCCTTGGAGAACTTCTTCCTCTTTCATGTATGAAGCCAAGCTAAACAATTTCCATGGTTAAGAATATATAGAAGATTTAAAAAGTGATACGATTATGTTAAAAGATGACAAGCCAAGTTAGTCACCGCTCTGCTGCGGCCTGAAGCATCCCATCAGAGACAATCTGTGCACCAGACAACAGGGTTCCAAGTCCTATTCTGCAGAGTGAAGCAAATCAAATGAAATCACAATTTGCACAAGAACCAAGTCCAGTTGGATATAGTTTAAAATAGTAACAGGACTAACCCAGGAAAGAGATACATGTTATTTCCTTGATTAGAGTGGCCGATCTTCCCATCACCTGCAAAGATAACCATTAAAATTAAAGCTGCACCCAAGGTAACACCTTACAGATTCAGTACTTACTCTGTTCCAAATTAATTGACGCAGATTTGCCTAGATatgtatctagacgtgttttagtgtgtagatacatgcgAACCTAGACAAACCCGCGTCAATTAAttcggaatggagggagtatttcaCAATTAATCAAACTATCGTAGTTATACATTAGGAGATAGCAAGGCTCAGCTGACTTCAAAATAATTGCACAAAAGAACACACAACTGTATATGTATGAACAGACATACCAAGATCCACATTGTCAAATGGACTTCCACTGGAAAACACAACCTTTTCACCAAGAATTGAAAAGGCTTCTTCAGGTGTACATTCAGCTATAAAATGGAACAAGAACAAAATTAGATGACACTCATCATAAAATTAACTTTATGGTAAATTCAATATCACAAACCATTCTTAGTTGGATTGGACATTGCGAAAATTGCTGGTCTGGAAGAGGATGAATCTTTTAGTGCTTCCAGAACCTGAAGGTACAAAAAACCACCACAATCGGCATCGCTTCAAttgttgatcattatcaaaaactcAAAATGCTCAACGCAATGCAGTCAATGTTTAAGTTTAATCTAATCAATTGGTATCGAACTGGTTGTAATGCAGATCCATAATTTGAGATAAGCATAGGATTTGGAGGGAAGATAAAATTACCACCAAGGCAATAATAACGTAGGAATATTAATTTTTTGCAAGCTTATTATAGAAGACAAACAGCTGAGACCGCAAGCATGTGAGTATTTAACCAGTAACAATCCCCACATAACTGGGAAGCTAATGGCTCTCTCGTCTGCAACATATTAAATGTCTTGTCACATAACCAGTCACTCAAACTACTGGTGGAGGCAACAGTAGAACACAAGTCATGAATTAGCATTATGGCTTCAGATTTGATGTAACTAGCTTGGAATCAATACTGAGGTTGGTATGCAGTTATTGTAAGATATCATACCTCCTTTGAGAACAAACCACCAACAGCAGATAGTCCAAGTATGACATCAGGCTTCACCTTTTTAACCTGCTCGATACAGATGGTACAATATAAAACAGTTCAGCATCAGCAGTGTCAGAACTTGGACTCAAAACTACAAGGCAAATGGAATATCTAGAAAAGGTGTCATGATAATAAATTTTCTAACTCAAACCAACTTTGGGAAGGCATGTCCCTTGAGACACATGGACCCTGGTAATCAGTAAGATGGCATGCCTATAACAGTACACATGCTATGAAAAGAACCATCTATTCATCTAAACAGAAAAGTTAGATAAATACCACTTCAAGCAAGCTTGCCCCCTCGCTTAGGCCTTGGTGAGTCAGTTCACTCTTTCTCCTAGCAAAAGGACGTGCATCTGGGTCGATGTCTGCACGTTCCTCTGTTACTAAACCCTGGACAAAACAGAGTAGTAAGATTTCATAAGAGTATGTAGTAGAATCGATAGAGAAGATAGGAAAATTCTAGACAGGGTCAACAGATTGCCAAATTATTCAGCTCGCGATTTGAAAAGCATGATCAATACTCTCGCAGGAAATGGGATAGTGCAGCTAATTTTGATATAACATGCAGTTAATATTGATAGAACAACAGAGTAGTGTGATCCTTCCTAAAACTGTTGTCACAAAATATAAGAAAAAAGTCTTAGGAATCCAACTCACATGAGCATCGACTATCCAGAATTGACTCCTGGCACTCTCAAAAGCAACATCATTGTTTCCCAGCATCCTTGCCATTGTCCTGCTTGCAGCATTCACAACACCAATCCCAGCACTGCAAAAAGTGAAATGTTAGTTTGCGTCATACTTCTGAAATGCACCTGACCAAAAGTAATGATAATTTGTTGACCTGTATTAACAAAATCGGGTTTTAGTAACATCATAGTCAGTATATAAGATCAATTTAGTCATCAATGATGAATTATTTATACTCTAGTTTTATAACGAGTTCTAAAAAAATGTACATATTCCGAACCTGCCAGCACCTGCAACAACAATCTTTTGCTTTGGGAAGTCTATCATCGGCCTTCCTTGTGCACGTACAGCTCCTAGCAGACCAGCTATTGCAACACCAGCAGTTCCCTTTGGACATAAGCAATGGTCAATTGGTCATTTCAAGTGTGATAATTTTACTCTGTGAATTTCCAAATAACTGGCATATTTTATTTTTAGTGAGCAAAAGGATTAAGAATTGTATAAACTAACAAAAATTTCAGCAAACTTCAGCAAACTTCCAGTAAGAACTAAAAAAATAGTAAATTCACATGCATGCATTATATTCTGATAGAATATGTGAAAAACTATGGGCCTATAAAAACAAACATAAGTGCTATTCTAATCGTTAATGAAGGACATACTGAAAGACTTGATTTTGACTGTAAGCCTGCAACTAACTGAGCATAATGATATGTTGTGAACATTACAAGTGTGGTGTAACTAGTATTACAGTGAAGCACAGACAGGTGCCTTTACATGAGCATAAGCAGTACTTGCCCCATTCAATTTTACAAGGTGTATTTTGGTGCAGCACGACGATTAAGGAAGCCATTAAATAATAGAGGGAAACTACCATGGTAGAAATGTTGTTGGCAATAGCCAATAGGAGAGAGGATAGTTAGTATGTTTGTTGAACCATAAATAAAAATGATGAAGAGAGATGACAGGTAAATGAGGGCAAAATAAAGAAATGGTCGTTAATTCTACATTAACCCCTTTTTCCcaaaaaacaaacaaacaaatataGCCATATAGGCCTGTATTTtgtaacggagggagtaatgaGCAATATGAATAAAAGGGGAGCGGGTATTTTTAGGTAACTTATATAATGAAAACTGTCAGTGTATCAGAAGGAGGCATGTGCATATCATAGCACAAGACAGATAGTGGAAAAATATATAAACCGGCATAAGTCAAACTAGGTACCTGCACATCATCATTAAACATGCGGTATGTGTTCCTATAACGCTGCAACAACCTGAATGCCCActtgctttggaaatcttcaaactAGAAGACATAAGAAAAGTAATTTCACAAATGTTCCAGGTAAAGTCACATGCAGGAAAAAAGTTGAGCAAGCTCTGAACACCGAAAGAGCACCTGTACAATCACATTGGGCCAACGAGAAAAAACAGCTTCCATGAATTCATCAATAATTTCAacatattcttctccttcaagaCGGTGTTCCTGTAGCCCAAGATCTGTATAGAAAAATATTTAGACAAATAATAGCATAAAAACCTACTCCATTACGTGTTGGGTATCTAGTTTAGAAACTGAAAAGGTGACGTTATCTGCTTCAGTTTCAAAGGAAAATTATAGAATATTGCTTGAGAGTAACTAACAGAATAGGTAATCTATTCTCAAGAGCTAGTGAAGATTACAACATGACACATACTCAACTTTCTTGGAATGTCTCAAGTAATCTAAAAGACAACCATAATGGTGAGTAGGTAACAGTAACACTGATGATGACAACTATTTCTCTTTCCATCTAGAGAATATAAGGGCAATCATGTGATTTAGATGACAAATGTTCATAACTATAAATTTGACCATGCACTTAAATGACAAATGTATACTTTATATAGAGGAACTCCAAAATAGGAAATGTCAAAGATCTTACAAAGAGGATCCTTGAGGAGTTTCTCATTGTTCGTTCCCACATCAATCATAACTGGAAGAACCTATAATAATATAATAGTGTAATTAGGAAGTGAGCAGAAATATAAATTATAATAACACTTAGAAACACTACATCCGCTGCTTTTTGTAGATTATATTTTGAGAGAAGGCTTTGGCCAACAATTATTCAATCACTAAGCAATTTATGTGACATAAATTGGTGTCATTAGATTCTAATTATAATTCAAAAGTACTTGCTTCCGATTGTGATTTTGTATCACATAAACCACCTATTAATAAATATTGGTCATAGCCTTGTCTTAACAAATCAAAATATGGCTACAAAAAGAAACAGATGGAGTAGTAAATAAATAGCAGTAGAGCACTTTGAAACTTCATAAGATCTAAGAAACCAGCACTGTAAGGTGATTCCACACAAACATGATCACCCAGTCTCATATTAAAGCTTTGTCTCTTTCGCCATATGAAGTAATAATTTCACAGCTCGATAAACATCATTCATCTTGGTTTGGTACAAAAGTAAGCTAAACTGGTAACATTCTAGAAGCGGTTTTTTATGTCCCTGAATTATGACGGAAAATTATCAGATTAAGTAGCAGAACGTCATTTTTATAAAATCCATATAGATgtcaaatataaaattatattttCATGAAATTAGAGATGTCAAAAATAGCAGATAGAGAATAAGGTAAGTCTAATAGTTTTCAAAAGAACATAAAAGCATACCCTCTGGGGATTTATTCCAGCAGCAGCAACATATAAATCCAGCTTTCCGATAGAAATCCCCATACCTTGCACCCCTAGATCACCGAGGCCCAATATCCTGCTTCCATCAGTCACCACTATCATATCAACCTGCAAAAGATTAGCCACAAATATTTATTTGAAATATAAGAAACTTTTTGTCAGCGATATTCTCTTCCAGGCCTAGGGATCTTGAGAGTACAAAGATAGCGTGTCTTAGGTTCTTAGCAATTGCTCTATACCTCTAAAACGACGAAAGATCTCAACTACAGAAGATCAATTCAATAAAAGGACAAGAAGCAATGCATATACCTGATCAGCTGGCCAGTTGTACACCATGGACATCATTTCCCCACGATCTTCTGCACTAAAATACATTCCCCGAGGCCGTCTAAATAAGCCACTGTAATTTTGGCAAACAGCACCAACAGTCGGTGTGTAAACAATAGGTGCATACTCCTCGATGTTATCTATTAAGACCTATCAAAGCATCAAACAGGGGTTAAATAAGGTAACAAGTGTGAAAGGGTTCCTACGTCTGAGACTGCAATAACAAGAAAGTTAACAAAGCAGGTGCATAAGCATAGATTGAGAGTATGCGCTCGATACTGTGCATATTAGATGTGCTTGAGAGAAATACCATCAACAGAAATAAGTTTGCGCCTAACAGAATGTGTGGGCTGTGGAGTTGCACACCTTGTAGTACATTGTTTCATTTCTGTCGTGCAGCCTGTTAAGAATACGCCATTTCGCGAGTTGGTACGTATCAGATGGCCCATCTCTCGCATTTTGCTCCAGCCGTTTCAGGTCGCCCACTATTATCAAAGTGGAGCGAAATAAGAGGTAGACCAAAACTTGCAGAACACATTGTCATGTATATTTCCATTTCCATTCCATTAGCTAGGGCGCTTCTCACAAATAACATGTGTGTGCCTCGGCTAACCTAGTGCTAAACCCCCATACGAAATTCCAGTGAAACTTGCAGCTTCAGCATTGGGGTCGCATGGATGTTTCAACTTTAACTGACACATTAGGCAGTTGTCTATACTACATAGTAAGTAAGTTTTAGAAAAGTTGTTTGACCTGGCTTGTAAAGCCCTACAAGCTGATTATGAAATTTGCTTAAGCTTGGGGACTGACACAAAGCACACACACTTGAACACAGCAGTGATCAATTCAAACCAACAACTTATCCAGCAGATCCTCAGCATTCAGCAACGTATAGACAACACTAGTGTCGTTCCCACTCCAGTTCCTATCAATTGTAATACTACTAGCTAAAATCCCTCACCCTCCAGACCCCTAAAAATGGATCGATCTGGTCATCGTCAACCAAAATACCTCGCTGCGCAGCACGGATCAATCCAATTTGGGCCCCAGCAAGCAGCAAACAATATACAGAGTAAGCAAGGAATCGACTGGGTTATCATGTCGTACTGAATCGGTCGATCTGCTGCTGCGAGGAGACGACGCTGGGCGGGAGCAGGCCGCGGAGGCCGAGGCGGTCCCTCTCCGTCATCGAGAACGCCGTGCCCTGCAGAGGCAGCACGCGTCAGGCCACCGCCGCGGGAAGAGGGGGGAATAAAAACACAGCCTCCGAAGGGAGCAGGAGACGAGGCCGAGGCGCGTGCGTACGTACCCGGTTGAACCATGGGTCGTGGAGGATGTCTGGGCCGCGCTTGTGGAGGACGACGGGGCGGTGGCACTCGGCCGTGACGAACCCCCGCGCCTGCAGGAGGAGGCGGTGGCAGGTGTCGGGGGCGAGGGATCGCCGGAGGCTCCGCGAGATGGACGCCATCGCCGGCTGGTCCCCAGTGGCTGCTGCTGCTGATTCCTCCTTCCTGCCTACCAGTGGGAAGGGGACGCGTAGTAGTACTCCGTAGCTTTTGGTGTGCGCGGTGCGTGAGGCGTTGGAATTATTCTCCGATTTGGGCGAGACGACGACGCGGGGATCTGCTTGCCCAATCGGCGCCGACACAGCGGAGACGAGCCCGATCTACCTTGCGCCCGCGGGTCTGACTTTTCACGCCGTTGGCCGCGACCGCGACCGCGACCGGTCTGAACGCGTCTAAAAGCACATCCAGCATCGATCAGAAAATGACTCGACAACATAAGTAAATTTCATTTGTTGAGTGTTGAGAATGGTCTTTGGATTCTTATcctcccccctctctctctctctctcctgcgAGGGAGCTCTCGAGTTCGTCGGGCCAATCCAAGGCCAAACTCGCCGGCGAGGCCGGTCGAGGGAGGCAGAGGAGCGGCACCGGAGTCCTTCTTGTACATAGTAGTTGTAGGGGTCGGCCTTATCCAGTAGGTGGCGTTCTGTCGGATGGTTTCCGTCAGTGTCTCTCGGCCAGATCCGACGGTGGTGGTTGTTCTTCTCCGTCGCTGTCCATGGGACGGTGGTGGGGTGGACGTCTGCCGGCCATGCCTTCAATAAGGCCTTGCCCAGGTGCGACAACAGCGGATGGTTGCTCGCTTCTTCTTCGGCCTGCCGTGGCGGCGAGGGAAGAGGAGGCAGCAGCACTCGGTAACTTCAAGTTCGTCACCTGGAGGTTCCCTCCTCTCTGGCGCTCTCACATGGCGGCAGGCGATGGTCTGGCTTGTTCTCAGGTGAGCTCCTCTGGTGGGAGGTCGCTTCTGAGAGCATCCTGGACAGGGAAGTCAATAAGTGTGGTCTGGATCTCTTCTTGAGCCCTGCATCTGCAAAGGAGTGGTTCCTTCTAGCCGGCCGGGGTGGCGAGGAGAAAGAGAAGCCTTTGCTGCTGCTTCCAAGATCAAGAAGAAGCCTTCCTCAGCGTGCACCTATGGTTCTTTTTGTTATTGATGCCAAGAAAGATAAATAAAGGAATACAATCTTCATTGCCTCTAGTTGCGAAGGTAGCAAAGCTACATATTCGAGTGAAATGGTTGGCCGTACCAGTGGCTTTACggtgttcttcctcctcttggcatGCCATGGTGGCGAGGGAATGGATGAGGAATACCTCAAGCTGATGGTGCACCAGCGCTGTTCTAGGGAGCGTTTGGAGCTTCATCTCCCCTGGGCGGATCTCAAGCGACGGCCACTATTCGCCGCCGCTATCTTCGGTCAGGAGGATGACCCCGCCTCGCTCGGCAACCCAGCTTGCCAGAGCGTCTTCTTCCTCTGCGAGAGGAATATCCTCAGCCTTGACGCGTCCGCTCAAGCCTCTGCTCGGCCAAGTGGTTTCGTTCCCGGTCTGGATAGAGGTGGTCGTGGTTGCAGGCTGTTCGTCGCCGGCGGAGAGTTTGGACCCGATTGCGTTTTTGCAATCTTCTTTAGGGTGAAGAATAGATATGTCAAGGACCTTGTTCTAATTTCCTTTTCTTCCAGTGTCCTACTTGTAAAGCTTTGCCCACCGCCGTAATAGAAACTCCAGGCCCTTCAAAGCCTtatctgttcaaaaaaaaagagaatggTCTTTGTACCTTGATCAGAAATACATATAAAAAACTGGCTAGTATGTATTCCCTCCGTTCCAACTTCCAAATTAAGTTCACGTAGATATGACACATTGAaatacatctagatacatctCTATCTATGTGAAGTTGTGTTATTTAGTTAATTTGGAATAAAGGTAGTAGTAATCTAGATCTAACGGATCAATGGCTAACGTGTATGGACATTCGCAAAGACAAATGTCTCACACGGATTTTTCTGATTATTTCATAGTTTATCGAACTACAATGTAAACACGCCGTGTGCAATTTGGCTATGGGCATGAGGGCTAACCAAATCCGCCAAATGGTACACTTAGTGCGTTTGGTGGCTTGTACGAGGAGTTGAGGCAAGTCCGTGCGTTGCTTAAAATGCTACTCATAACCCAAATGCTCGATTTGGCTATTCCCACAAGGTTGGCCTTGTTAGGGTGTAAAGGAGCACTTGGGTGGCCAAGTTGATAAGTACGGGAGACCATGCACTCCTTCTGGTATTGTTGcatctctctctatatatatatgatcCATGCTCTCTCTCATCCTTCACACTTTCATTAGCcgctcacctccttcttcttgttCAACAATAGCCAAGGCCGAACTCACGGGTTTGATCGTTTTGTACTGACAATTTCATGAGCTTCAACAACATGTGTCTACTCTGGATGTCTTGTTATCGGTTTCTCGCCCGAGGCTATCGCTTGGTTGCCCTTAGCGAATTCGGTCTTATCCTATTCGAGCGGTAGTAGAAAGATCTTCAACAACGACATGACCTTCACCGCTTTTTTTATAATCCTTCATCTTTTCTGGTGGTGGCACCATCTTCTCCTACTACGGTTGTAAGTCGTCCCAAACTCGTAGGATGAATGTGTGTTGgcttggcggttttgaatactatATTGGGTTAGGGTCCCTCAAAATCTATCGTGCATGCATATTTAGGTGGGGATTTGTGCTTTTCATGATGCTTGATTGGGTTCGGGAGATTTGtgctctgatgacccacaagtataggggatcgcaacagtcttcacgggaagtaaaacccaatttattgattcgacacaaggggagacaaagaatacttgaaagccttaacagcggagttgtcaattcagctgcacctgaaaacagacttgctcgcaagagtttatcaatgatatgagttttatagcgatgcgatagtgaaataacgacgaCGATGTAACaacgacagcagtagtgattacggtaaacagcaggattaaaatactgtagccacagggatggatgaacgggcgttgcatggatgagagaaactcatgtaacaatcaaagcagggcatttgcagataataataaaacggtgtccaagtactaagcaatccataggcatgtgttccgtatatagtcgtacgtgctcgcaatgagaaacttgcacaacatcttttgtcctaccatccggtggcagccgggcctctagggaatctactggaaattaaggtactccttttaatagagtaccagagcaaagcattaacactccgtgaacacatgtgatcctcacatcactgccttcccctccggttgtcccaatttctgtcactttggggcctcgggttccggacaatgacatgtgtatacaacttgcaggtaagatcataaaacaatgcatatcatcatgaaa
This region of Lolium perenne isolate Kyuss_39 chromosome 2, Kyuss_2.0, whole genome shotgun sequence genomic DNA includes:
- the LOC127333761 gene encoding NAD-dependent malic enzyme, mitochondrial is translated as MASISRSLRRSLAPDTCHRLLLQARGFVTAECHRPVVLHKRGPDILHDPWFNRGTAFSMTERDRLGLRGLLPPSVVSSQQQIDRFMGDLKRLEQNARDGPSDTYQLAKWRILNRLHDRNETMYYKVLIDNIEEYAPIVYTPTVGAVCQNYSGLFRRPRGMYFSAEDRGEMMSMVYNWPADQVDMIVVTDGSRILGLGDLGVQGMGISIGKLDLYVAAAGINPQRVLPVMIDVGTNNEKLLKDPLYLGLQEHRLEGEEYVEIIDEFMEAVFSRWPNVIVQFEDFQSKWAFRLLQRYRNTYRMFNDDVQGTAGVAIAGLLGAVRAQGRPMIDFPKQKIVVAGAGSAGIGVVNAASRTMARMLGNNDVAFESARSQFWIVDAHGLVTEERADIDPDARPFARRKSELTHQGLSEGASLLEVVKKVKPDVILGLSAVGGLFSKEVLEALKDSSSSRPAIFAMSNPTKNAECTPEEAFSILGEKVVFSSGSPFDNVDLGDGKIGHSNQGNNMYLFPGIGLGTLLSGAQIVSDGMLQAAAERLASYMKEEEVLQGIIYPPTSRIREITQEVAAAVVREAVAENIAEGYRDMDARELARLSEEETVDYVKNNMWNPVYPTVVYKRD